The proteins below come from a single Aegilops tauschii subsp. strangulata cultivar AL8/78 chromosome 6, Aet v6.0, whole genome shotgun sequence genomic window:
- the LOC141026061 gene encoding uncharacterized protein has translation MAFADEYQGVEAHGNTKLHVIHTNDKKQMAITLSQYERHLSLQRHKIVGIDLEYNNEPEATQKSTLCQLSIGKKHPVLLFQLNAAERCTVFDNFLADPRYTFAGFSIDGDKKRLERVNLEVANFVDIQKEWRVPEATKELDSLGDVSGMLINDYYNNMKKKITDDEHKHWATLPLSMRHIEYAAKDAYAAYEIWNRITLTQDGLRRAKLEKEEPPKKHARSSWGWGDATW, from the coding sequence ATGGCGTTCGCCGACGAGTACCAGGGCGTGGAGGCCCACGGCAACACCAAGTTGCACGTCATCCACACTAACGACAAGAAGCAGATGGCGATCACCCTCTCGCAGTACGAGCGCCACCTCAGCCTCCAGCGCCACAAGATCGTCGGCATTGATCTCGAGTACAACAACGAGCCTGAAGCGACGCAGAAATCTACCCTCTGCCAACTCTCCATCGGCAAGAAACACCCGGTGCTGCTCTTCCAACTGAATGCCGCTGAAAGGTGCACCGTCTTCGACAACTTCCTCGCTGACCCCAGGTACACCTTTGCAGGCTTCTCCATCGACGGCGACAAAAAAAGGCTAGAGCGCGTCAATCTGGAGGTCGCCAACTTCGTCGACATCCAGAAGGAGTGGAGGGTGCCCGAGGCAACCAAGGAGTTGGACTCCCTTGGAGACGTCTCCGGCATGCTCATCAACGACTACTACaacaacatgaagaagaagatcacCGACGACGAACACAAGCACTGGGCCACCCTACCTCTTTCCATGAGGCACATCGAGTACGCGGCAAAGGACGCCTACGCAGCGTACGAGATATGGAACCGCATCACCCTCACCCAGGACGGGCTTCGCCGTGCAAAGCTGGAGAAGGAGGAGCCCCCGAAGAAGCACGCCAGGAGCAGCTGGGGATGGGGAGATGCTACCTGGTGA